The DNA sequence CACCCATTGCGCGAAAACAATCGGCTGTCTCGCTTTGAACGTATTTGGATCCGTGGAGAGCCTGTAGTGCCTGGATCGTTTCAACAACCACGTGTTTGACAGCATGAAAACCGTCACAAAACATCGCGCCGGCTACAGCGCCATGGGACCGGAAGACGGTATCCGCAATAGCCGCAAACGCGCTCCCGGATGTCCCCTCTCGACGCACCGCGTCATCCGTATGCCAGGCGGCATAGGCGGCCTCCACCGGATGCAGGTTTTGAGGGTTCTGCATGCCGCAGCATGCCAGGCATTTCCCGCAATCGACGCAAGCGGATACGTCAATAATCGGATAGTCAAAACCCTCCTCATCCGGCTGCATCCGGATGCAGGCACTCGGACAGGCAACGACGCATGCCCCGCACCCGCAGCACTTCTCTTTGTTGGCCGTATCGATTCTCACAAACGACGCCACCCTATACTCATCCTGCAACCGCAGCGGCAAGATACGTCAGCGACCGTTCACGCGCCGCGTCCAGCCTAGCGACCACAGCCGAAGCATCGAACGTGAGCGTCAGTTCCTGCGGCGGCTCCTGTCCGGCCGAGATGGATCTCCCCGTGAGCCCGGTCATCTCCAGCAGGCCAGAAATGCGGTTGGAATTTGTCATTTTCTTGGGGATGACGGGGAAAACGGGCTTCTGGAAATTGACGGCAAACGCCGTTCCGTGGAAGGAGTTGGTCACCACCGCCGCGGCGTGCAGAAACAGGCCGACGAACTCAGACGGCCCCGCATCCGCAACGTCGGTTATGCCGCGCGTCGGGACCTGCCCGCCGTCGCCACAGATACGAATCACACGCGCCCCCGTGATTTCCCGGGCAACGTTTTTGGCCACAACCATAGCGGCCGCACACGGCATCAATTCGTACAACAATACATACGGGGCGTCCACAGTCGGCGAAACGGCGACCCGGTCCCAATCGGATGCGCCTAGCAGCAGCGTCGGATCCAGCACATGAGCCGCGTCTCTGCCAACCAATTCGCGCAGGATCGCTACACCTTGCTTTTCTCGCGCAGAGAGCGCGTCAAAGACCGACAATCGTTGCGAATACACCCGCTTCACAACCTCGGGAAGCTTCGAGACACCAAAGCTCGACGCATACGATACCCGCCTTCTTCCCTCCGGTGCAAAAGTAAGAAAATAGGGGTCCAACGAACTGTTCATACGCGGATTCCACACTTGATCGCTCCCCACCATGAAGACGTCATACGGGTGATCGGCCGCATTGAGCTGTTCAATTGTGTGGTAGGTTCGCAATGACAACCGCGTATAGGCGCGATGAAACGCATCCATCCGGGTCCTACGTGTAAAGACATCCTGGCGGCGTGGTAGACTCTTCACGTACTGCCAATAGGGATAGGTCCACTCCTTTAATCTGTTGGCCGTTCCAATAGGAAAAAGCGGGGCGGAACCGCGGGTATGCTGATGTGAGGGATGCTTATAGAAAGGGTAGTCGATCAGTTCGCTGTCGAATCCCATCAGCTCCAAATTCTTCTGCAGCGCAAAGGCTTGAAGTTCTGCGCCGTAATTGTCGGACTTAAAGATTGTGATGATGCCAATCTTGGCCATGTTAGAACCTCATGCATGTGGGTGCCGTACCCGCATGGATCAGCCACGTGTACGCATCCTTCATCTGGGTTGCCACAGCCGACCACGTGTATTTCTTCTGGACCAACCGACGGCCACTTCCACCCATGTCCCGACGCACATCGTCCGTCAGACTGATCGCTTCCCGTAACGCCTCAGCTAGAGATTCAACGCCAATATCCACCCACCAGCCAGCACGGCCCACACAACCTGGCAGACTCGTGCTTGTACCCTGGACTGAGCCCTCTTGCTGGAGATCGAATGCGCGTGAGGGCTCTCCTACTAACTCTGACCAAGGCGCACCCTTGGTAGCGATCACCGGTAACCCCGACGCTAAAGCCTCCGCAATCGACATGCCGAAATTCTCGCTGTGCGAGGGATGAACGAACAGGTCTGCCTCTGTATAGGCGCTCCACTTTGCCTGATCGTCCAGTTCCCCCACAAACTCAAACTGCCCCAACAGACCGGCCCGGTTAAGCGCCGCCTCGACCACAGCCCGATGCCCGCAGACGTCTGGACCGACCACGCGTACCCGCCAGCCCTGCGGCCGCAGCCGCGACCAGGCCGCCACCAGATCCAGCAACCCCTTACCCGGATGTAGCCGCGAGAGGAATAACGCCGTCCGGATGTTCTCGGACAGCCGAACCCGAGGCGGCATCACGTCGGGCAGCTCCACGCCGTTGGCGACCACGCAGACCGGTTGCTCGGCACCGCTCGCCCGGATATTCTCAGCCTCTTGGCTGGCCGTCGCATGAAAGGCACGCACCGCGCGCAGGTCACGCCGCTGGTAGAGCCAGAGCGCAAACCGCTTCTTAAGCG is a window from the Lentisphaerota bacterium genome containing:
- a CDS encoding polysaccharide pyruvyl transferase family protein; the protein is MAKIGIITIFKSDNYGAELQAFALQKNLELMGFDSELIDYPFYKHPSHQHTRGSAPLFPIGTANRLKEWTYPYWQYVKSLPRRQDVFTRRTRMDAFHRAYTRLSLRTYHTIEQLNAADHPYDVFMVGSDQVWNPRMNSSLDPYFLTFAPEGRRRVSYASSFGVSKLPEVVKRVYSQRLSVFDALSAREKQGVAILRELVGRDAAHVLDPTLLLGASDWDRVAVSPTVDAPYVLLYELMPCAAAMVVAKNVAREITGARVIRICGDGGQVPTRGITDVADAGPSEFVGLFLHAAAVVTNSFHGTAFAVNFQKPVFPVIPKKMTNSNRISGLLEMTGLTGRSISAGQEPPQELTLTFDASAVVARLDAARERSLTYLAAAVAG
- a CDS encoding glycosyltransferase; translation: MRVLHICSGVDPRSGGPTRSITGLCRALAGAGVDTTLYVRSPRHAVSEPGALRVLYGSGGGLTTTRSELVRLFEDVRPELVHLHGLWLTINHLAMCQARRRSIPVILSPRGMLDPWALRQKALKKRFALWLYQRRDLRAVRAFHATASQEAENIRASGAEQPVCVVANGVELPDVMPPRVRLSENIRTALFLSRLHPGKGLLDLVAAWSRLRPQGWRVRVVGPDVCGHRAVVEAALNRAGLLGQFEFVGELDDQAKWSAYTEADLFVHPSHSENFGMSIAEALASGLPVIATKGAPWSELVGEPSRAFDLQQEGSVQGTSTSLPGCVGRAGWWVDIGVESLAEALREAISLTDDVRRDMGGSGRRLVQKKYTWSAVATQMKDAYTWLIHAGTAPTCMRF